In one window of Coralliovum pocilloporae DNA:
- a CDS encoding universal stress protein, which produces MSKTVLCAVDISNKTQDTNVLEQAARLAEMDQAQLDVITVVPDYGMSIVSGYFDEQHHEKLVDGTRKALEELVAGVLGKDKAASVRHIVATGNAYEEILRTADADGAELIVIGAHKPNFRDFLLGPNAARVVRHSNCSVYVVR; this is translated from the coding sequence ATGAGCAAGACTGTTCTCTGTGCTGTTGATATCAGCAACAAGACCCAGGACACCAACGTGCTTGAACAGGCCGCACGGCTGGCCGAAATGGATCAGGCGCAACTGGATGTCATCACCGTTGTTCCGGATTACGGGATGAGCATTGTCAGCGGCTATTTTGATGAGCAACATCATGAAAAGCTGGTGGATGGCACCCGCAAGGCGCTTGAAGAACTGGTCGCGGGGGTGCTGGGCAAGGATAAGGCTGCCTCAGTCCGACATATCGTTGCCACTGGCAATGCCTATGAGGAAATTCTGCGCACTGCGGATGCGGATGGTGCGGAGCTGATCGTTATTGGCGCACACAAACCCAACTTCCGTGATTTCCTGCTCGGCCCCAATGCGGCGCGTGTGGTGCGGCATTCCAATTGTTCGGTCTACGTGGTCCGGTAG
- the speB gene encoding agmatinase, whose protein sequence is MTSQFNQPLGGNDMARFSGPATMMRLPTQETAEGLDACFCGIPLDIGASNRSGTRHGPRQIRAESCMLRPYNMATGAAPFEQLQVADIGDVPINTFDLKDSVRIISDFYDGILAHDCVPLTLGGDHTLTYPILQAMKRKYGPVALVHVDAHADINDEMFGEKIAHGTPFRRAVEEGLLICDKAWQIGLRGTGYSPDDFNWSRQQGFTVVQAEECWHKSLAPLMEQVRSETGPDVPVYLSFDIDSLDPAFAPGTGTVEIGGLTIWQALEIVRGCAGLNLVGCDLVEVSPPYDPSGNTALVGANLLYEMLCALSQTRRQV, encoded by the coding sequence ATGACATCGCAGTTCAATCAGCCCCTGGGCGGCAACGACATGGCGCGGTTCAGTGGTCCGGCCACCATGATGCGCCTGCCAACGCAGGAAACTGCTGAAGGACTGGATGCCTGTTTCTGCGGTATTCCACTCGATATCGGGGCGTCCAACCGCTCCGGTACCCGCCATGGTCCGCGTCAGATCCGGGCTGAATCCTGCATGCTGCGCCCCTATAATATGGCCACTGGAGCAGCGCCGTTTGAACAGTTGCAGGTGGCGGATATCGGTGATGTGCCGATCAACACATTTGACCTGAAGGACAGCGTCCGCATTATTTCGGACTTCTATGACGGCATTCTCGCTCATGACTGTGTACCGCTGACCCTTGGCGGTGACCACACGCTGACCTATCCGATCCTGCAGGCCATGAAGCGTAAATACGGGCCTGTGGCTCTTGTCCATGTGGATGCCCATGCGGATATCAATGATGAGATGTTCGGGGAGAAGATCGCCCATGGAACACCGTTCCGTCGGGCTGTGGAAGAGGGGCTTCTGATCTGCGACAAGGCCTGGCAGATCGGTTTGCGGGGAACCGGTTACTCGCCGGATGATTTCAACTGGTCACGCCAGCAGGGGTTCACGGTGGTTCAGGCGGAGGAGTGCTGGCACAAGTCGCTGGCTCCGCTGATGGAACAGGTGCGATCTGAGACCGGCCCCGATGTCCCCGTTTATCTGAGTTTTGATATCGATTCTCTTGATCCAGCCTTCGCACCAGGCACTGGTACGGTCGAAATCGGCGGTCTGACCATCTGGCAGGCGCTCGAGATCGTGCGGGGCTGTGCAGGGCTTAATCTGGTTGGCTGTGATCTGGTCGAGGTCTCACCACCTTATGACCCGAGCGGCAACACGGCTCTTGTTGGCGCAAATCTGCTCTACGAAATGCTGTGTGCCCTGTCCCAGACACGCCGGCAGGTCTGA
- a CDS encoding response regulator transcription factor → MNLLLVEDDHRISEFLARGLRNEGHNVSAVEDGVSGLDQARRGSWTAIILDVMLPGIDGREICRTLRLEQNKTPILMLTALDSTDDVVTGLRLGADDYMSKPFAFDELLARLDTITQRDNMVVPRSTQVSTLQVDDLFFDLEALVVNRNGREIQLTSLEYALLEFLMTQAGKVVSRARILQNVWGMHEDPLTNVVDVYIKRLRTKIDDGSNTKLIVTVRGRGYRLGQRR, encoded by the coding sequence ATGAACCTTCTGTTGGTAGAAGATGATCACCGGATCTCAGAGTTTCTGGCGCGTGGTCTGCGCAACGAGGGTCACAACGTTTCCGCCGTTGAGGATGGTGTGAGCGGTCTGGACCAGGCACGGAGAGGCTCGTGGACAGCCATTATCCTGGACGTCATGTTGCCGGGGATCGACGGGCGCGAAATCTGCCGCACATTACGTCTGGAGCAGAATAAAACACCAATCCTGATGCTGACCGCCCTCGACAGTACTGATGACGTCGTCACCGGCTTGCGCCTCGGAGCCGATGATTACATGAGCAAGCCTTTTGCATTTGATGAACTGCTGGCAAGGCTCGATACCATCACCCAGCGTGACAACATGGTCGTGCCACGGTCTACGCAGGTCAGCACATTGCAGGTCGATGACCTGTTCTTTGACCTTGAGGCTCTTGTCGTCAATCGGAATGGTCGTGAGATACAGCTGACATCACTGGAATACGCGCTTCTGGAATTTCTGATGACACAGGCCGGCAAGGTCGTCAGTCGCGCGCGCATTCTGCAAAATGTCTGGGGTATGCACGAGGATCCACTGACGAATGTCGTGGATGTCTATATCAAACGGCTACGCACAAAGATTGATGACGGCTCCAACACCAAGCTTATCGTCACGGTCCGTGGTCGAGGATACCGATTGGGTCAACGCAGATAG
- a CDS encoding sensor histidine kinase gives MELRAKLTVCIASLTGIVIFCTSLLVWHTYSTSYNDKRTDLAYRELAGYLQLSSQTFRAFKQIRRDLMFDEREISFDLNKLEKSIFYTVGQIETEATAEAEVGLREDEDDDDVERIDILSQELKAAFTDVRTALAMIASGQEAEGREFLSTSLKQRVDGTIDKTFQSAIADEKNEVATALAEIEQINRIEFWVAIGAATLAFLFAGIALYVIAYPVSIGFSHLKNGARLFASGRLDHRIPITGNDELATLSKRYNTMAQQLQDQRAELEYARASLEHRVTERTEQLRIANDRLKRRDSMRTLLFADIGHELRTPITAVRGEAEVALRTRKNQRDAYRAALERIIAATDQLTRFINDIFLIARQEAGVLDMRQSRLNLKIPIRSAIEQTHACAVENMAAIYTNLPECEAQIKGDAQRICQFIQILIGNSIHHSPDPVNITVSLQQEKGNWLLSVEDDGPGISAEQTDQVFERYYRGPTQGEGKSAHGTGLGLPIAKSIVEAHGGRIWISKRQTTGMRVTAAFPAFTADPAHARHAKHEEEAA, from the coding sequence ATGGAATTACGCGCCAAACTGACTGTCTGCATCGCCTCTCTCACCGGTATTGTTATATTCTGTACCAGCCTGCTGGTGTGGCATACCTACAGCACGTCATACAATGACAAGCGAACTGACCTGGCATACCGGGAACTGGCAGGCTACCTGCAGCTTTCAAGCCAGACCTTCAGAGCATTCAAGCAGATCCGACGCGATCTCATGTTTGATGAGAGAGAAATCTCCTTTGATCTGAACAAGCTGGAAAAATCCATCTTCTACACAGTCGGGCAGATTGAGACCGAGGCTACAGCCGAAGCCGAGGTGGGTCTGAGAGAGGATGAAGATGACGATGATGTTGAGCGTATCGACATTCTCTCTCAAGAGCTCAAGGCTGCATTCACGGATGTGCGTACGGCACTGGCCATGATAGCCAGTGGTCAGGAGGCAGAAGGCCGCGAGTTTCTGTCAACGAGCCTGAAACAGCGTGTTGATGGCACGATTGACAAGACTTTTCAGAGTGCAATAGCCGATGAAAAGAACGAAGTTGCCACTGCCCTGGCTGAAATAGAACAGATCAATCGCATTGAATTCTGGGTCGCCATAGGAGCCGCTACACTCGCCTTCCTGTTCGCCGGAATCGCGTTGTATGTGATTGCGTATCCTGTCAGCATCGGCTTCAGCCATCTGAAGAATGGGGCTCGTCTGTTCGCGTCAGGACGTCTGGACCATCGTATCCCTATAACGGGGAATGACGAACTGGCGACCCTGTCGAAACGATACAACACCATGGCGCAACAGCTTCAGGACCAAAGAGCCGAGCTTGAATATGCGAGAGCCTCACTGGAGCACCGGGTTACTGAAAGGACCGAACAGCTCCGCATTGCAAACGACAGGCTGAAACGGCGGGACAGCATGCGAACCCTCCTCTTCGCTGATATCGGCCATGAACTGCGCACTCCGATTACCGCCGTGCGCGGGGAAGCTGAAGTTGCGCTTCGGACGCGTAAAAATCAGCGCGATGCCTATCGTGCCGCACTGGAGCGTATCATAGCTGCGACTGACCAGCTGACCCGGTTTATCAACGACATCTTTCTGATTGCCCGTCAGGAAGCCGGTGTTCTTGACATGCGACAGAGCCGTCTGAATCTGAAGATTCCGATCAGATCTGCAATTGAGCAGACCCATGCATGCGCGGTTGAAAACATGGCTGCAATTTATACGAATCTGCCCGAATGTGAGGCTCAGATAAAGGGTGACGCACAGCGGATCTGCCAATTCATCCAGATACTGATTGGCAATTCCATTCATCACTCACCAGATCCGGTGAACATCACCGTCAGTCTTCAACAGGAGAAGGGAAACTGGTTGCTATCTGTTGAAGATGACGGACCCGGTATTTCCGCAGAGCAGACCGATCAGGTTTTTGAACGCTATTATCGAGGACCGACGCAGGGGGAAGGCAAAAGCGCTCATGGCACCGGCCTCGGCCTGCCCATAGCCAAATCCATCGTTGAAGCACATGGCGGCCGCATCTGGATCAGCAAACGCCAGACCACGGGAATGCGGGTGACAGCCGCCTTCCCCGCATTCACCGCAGATCCGGCTCACGCCCGGCATGCGAAGCATGAAGAGGAGGCTGCATGA
- a CDS encoding ABC transporter ATP-binding protein, which yields MIPAILDQGRSKDVALVTAASIGQAIGAGLAAFATRDIFGALQNSSPAPKTALAVLMLAWLLIALLRIVNRTIAERLGQDFAASLRHALFRHLSNMNQSDIAGRRMGAMGLRFVGDLSAARLWVGLGLTQLYSATVVLPGAIIALYWLNISLATSALWPILFTVVVMLAVARQIAPLHSNLRSKRASIATSMMERVAVAANLNVLGRLPMETTRLEKDNKQLKSVAVARARTVACLRAVPEIGLAVAGISVMATAFLVSAPAAEVAGALAVLSILFLPVRDLAGVWDRRCAWMIARQKCEIVFAKPSHPRGERARSGAAIVKFDQVTYRGLNLDFSIDAGEKVLISGGPGSGKSSILGLAIGLNIAETGTVSFGDRTLRPVSAIIGSQAPILQGSLRRALCLGVEPRPSDNEILSVLGKYGLEALVQRLEGLDGRVGEAGRNLSSSERTGVLLARAEFTRPELIVLDAADIVLDPATVEAIGRLLDLTEATVLIACDTGHFDRFADRHLRIEQGQLIPHF from the coding sequence ATGATACCCGCAATTCTGGACCAGGGCCGCAGCAAGGACGTAGCCCTGGTCACAGCGGCAAGCATTGGACAGGCCATTGGTGCCGGGCTTGCCGCGTTTGCAACACGAGACATTTTTGGAGCGCTGCAGAACAGTAGCCCGGCCCCCAAAACAGCGCTCGCTGTGCTGATGCTTGCCTGGCTGCTGATCGCCCTTTTGCGCATCGTCAACCGCACCATAGCGGAACGGCTCGGACAGGATTTTGCTGCATCACTGCGGCACGCGCTTTTCAGACACCTGAGCAATATGAACCAGTCCGACATAGCCGGACGCCGCATGGGTGCAATGGGACTGCGTTTCGTCGGCGATCTGTCAGCCGCCCGGTTATGGGTTGGACTCGGCCTGACGCAGCTCTATTCTGCAACAGTTGTTCTGCCCGGGGCCATCATAGCGCTGTACTGGCTGAACATCTCACTCGCGACTTCGGCTCTGTGGCCAATTCTGTTCACCGTTGTCGTGATGCTGGCTGTTGCACGGCAGATCGCGCCTTTACACAGTAATCTAAGGTCCAAGCGAGCAAGCATAGCCACATCAATGATGGAGCGGGTCGCGGTCGCAGCCAATCTCAACGTTCTGGGTCGCCTGCCCATGGAAACAACCCGGCTGGAAAAGGACAACAAGCAACTGAAGTCCGTTGCCGTTGCGCGGGCCCGAACAGTTGCGTGCTTACGTGCGGTACCCGAAATCGGGCTCGCCGTTGCCGGCATTTCAGTCATGGCTACCGCCTTCCTGGTGTCCGCGCCTGCCGCAGAGGTGGCCGGAGCACTTGCTGTCCTGAGTATTCTGTTTCTTCCTGTCAGAGACCTTGCGGGTGTCTGGGACAGACGGTGCGCCTGGATGATTGCACGGCAAAAATGCGAGATTGTTTTCGCAAAGCCATCCCACCCCCGAGGGGAGCGAGCACGCAGCGGGGCCGCCATTGTAAAGTTTGACCAGGTGACCTATCGGGGACTTAATCTCGATTTCTCGATCGATGCTGGCGAGAAGGTGCTGATCAGTGGCGGGCCCGGCTCGGGCAAATCAAGCATTCTCGGCCTTGCTATCGGACTTAATATTGCTGAAACCGGCACAGTGTCATTCGGTGACAGGACCTTGCGACCGGTCTCAGCAATCATTGGATCACAGGCACCAATTCTACAGGGAAGCCTGCGCAGGGCGCTCTGTCTTGGTGTGGAGCCACGACCATCAGACAACGAAATCCTGTCTGTTCTTGGCAAATATGGTCTGGAGGCGCTCGTCCAGCGGCTTGAAGGTCTGGACGGACGCGTGGGCGAAGCCGGACGGAACCTCAGCAGCAGTGAACGAACAGGTGTCCTGCTCGCCCGCGCAGAATTCACCAGACCCGAACTCATTGTTCTTGATGCAGCTGATATCGTGCTTGATCCAGCCACGGTCGAAGCTATCGGCAGACTTCTGGATTTAACTGAAGCAACCGTTCTGATTGCTTGCGACACCGGTCATTTCGACAGGTTTGCTGATCGGCATCTGCGCATTGAGCAGGGACAACTTATACCACATTTTTAA
- the dusA gene encoding tRNA dihydrouridine(20/20a) synthase DusA: MTDYQRHRFSVAPMMDWTDRHCRFFHRLLTRETLLYTEMVVADAVIHGDRQRLLGFSDEEHPIALQIGGSEPDKLVQAAEIATGWGYDEINLNVGCPSDRVQSGRFGACLMQEPDLVADCVRAMKGATDLPVTVKCRIGVDDQDPEEALDRLADKVLEAGCDVLWVHARKAWLDGLSPKENRDIPPLDYDRVYRLKERLPDVWIGINGGIETLEASEEHLRHVDGVMLGRAAYHSPALLADVDQRIYGAETVSPVLNRVVEEMATYTDRHVAQGGRANQVARHMLGLFQGVPGARRWRQILSSESVLPGADGSVFLRGLDSLAEAAESLSRDRVSA, translated from the coding sequence GTGACTGACTATCAACGACATAGATTCTCTGTTGCACCGATGATGGACTGGACGGATCGGCACTGCCGGTTTTTCCATCGCCTGTTGACGCGGGAAACGCTGCTCTACACAGAGATGGTGGTCGCTGATGCGGTCATTCACGGAGACCGGCAGCGGTTGCTCGGCTTTTCCGATGAAGAGCATCCCATTGCTCTGCAGATTGGCGGGTCGGAGCCTGACAAGCTGGTACAGGCCGCAGAGATTGCGACCGGTTGGGGATATGACGAGATCAATCTCAATGTGGGTTGCCCGTCAGACCGGGTTCAATCGGGTCGGTTTGGGGCCTGCCTGATGCAGGAGCCGGACCTGGTTGCCGATTGCGTCCGGGCCATGAAGGGGGCAACCGACCTTCCTGTTACGGTGAAATGCCGTATCGGGGTTGATGACCAGGACCCGGAAGAGGCACTCGACAGACTGGCAGACAAGGTTCTTGAAGCAGGCTGTGATGTGCTCTGGGTGCATGCTCGCAAGGCCTGGCTTGACGGTTTGAGCCCGAAGGAGAACCGGGATATTCCGCCGCTGGATTATGACCGTGTCTACCGGCTGAAAGAACGACTGCCTGATGTCTGGATCGGCATCAACGGCGGAATTGAAACGCTTGAGGCATCGGAAGAGCATCTGCGCCACGTGGACGGTGTCATGCTCGGCAGGGCGGCCTATCACAGCCCGGCATTGCTGGCCGATGTGGATCAGCGGATTTATGGAGCGGAAACTGTCTCGCCAGTCCTGAACAGGGTGGTTGAAGAGATGGCCACCTATACAGACCGCCATGTGGCGCAGGGCGGGCGCGCCAATCAGGTCGCACGGCATATGCTGGGTCTGTTTCAGGGCGTGCCTGGCGCGCGGCGCTGGCGACAGATCCTGTCGAGCGAGTCTGTTCTGCCAGGCGCTGACGGATCCGTTTTTCTGCGCGGTCTCGACAGTCTGGCAGAGGCCGCAGAGAGCTTGTCCCGAGATCGTGTATCTGCATAG
- a CDS encoding sulfite exporter TauE/SafE family protein, producing the protein MSVLLENWALILALLGCGAVAGFMASIFGVGGGAVVVPALYQALSFLGVDEGVRMHISIATSLAIMIPTSVRSYLSHLKRGAVDTDLLKGWLLLIPLGTVLASLIAAHLSGDVLKGIFGVMALMVAFKLLFSKDNWRLGSNLPGQPVRGLYGMLIGFLSTLMGIGGGILCNTFMTLFGRPIHQAIATSSGVGVLVSLPGMIGLLLAGLSAEGLPTFSLGFVNLLAVILITPVAVLVAPLGVKAAHALSKRQLELAFGLFLIVVGLRFAAALF; encoded by the coding sequence GTGAGCGTGCTTCTGGAAAACTGGGCACTGATCCTGGCTCTTTTAGGCTGCGGTGCTGTTGCCGGGTTCATGGCCAGTATCTTTGGTGTCGGTGGCGGTGCCGTGGTGGTGCCGGCACTCTATCAGGCGCTGAGTTTTCTTGGCGTGGACGAAGGCGTCCGGATGCATATTTCCATCGCGACCTCACTTGCCATCATGATCCCCACATCTGTCCGGTCTTATCTGTCTCACTTGAAACGTGGTGCGGTGGATACAGATCTGCTGAAGGGGTGGCTCCTGCTCATTCCGCTCGGAACCGTTCTCGCCTCCCTGATTGCGGCACATCTCTCGGGCGATGTGCTCAAGGGTATTTTCGGGGTAATGGCTCTGATGGTTGCCTTCAAGCTGCTGTTCAGCAAGGACAACTGGCGGCTCGGGTCAAATCTGCCAGGGCAGCCGGTGCGCGGGCTTTACGGCATGCTTATAGGGTTTCTCTCGACCTTGATGGGGATTGGTGGCGGAATTCTCTGCAACACCTTCATGACCCTGTTTGGCCGCCCCATCCATCAGGCCATCGCCACCTCATCCGGTGTTGGCGTACTCGTCTCGCTTCCGGGTATGATCGGACTGCTGCTTGCGGGCCTGTCTGCCGAGGGGCTGCCGACCTTCTCGCTCGGCTTCGTCAATCTGCTGGCTGTTATCTTGATCACGCCGGTCGCGGTTCTGGTCGCACCTCTGGGGGTGAAGGCAGCGCATGCCCTGTCAAAACGCCAGCTTGAGCTGGCCTTCGGTCTTTTCCTGATTGTGGTCGGTCTGCGGTTCGCAGCAGCGCTTTTCTAG
- a CDS encoding retropepsin-like aspartic protease family protein: protein MSRNFRYGLGIAILIITMIALMVLYYGDFVSFERLTGFASIATMIALAIVIGGGLFSGRVAISDHIKNFLHWVGIFLVIVAAYAYRFELQAIAARTIAALAPGSELAQSLSVETGDGVTIFRSVDGQFHVDTRVDGVPVSMLVDTGASSVVLSYEDAEAIGIDMDRLVFSLPVATANGRAEAAITRIGHLAIGPIGRYRIDALVAKQGALGTSLLGMSFLSQLSGWEVEGDRLTLRP from the coding sequence ATGTCGCGTAACTTTCGATATGGTCTTGGCATTGCCATTCTGATTATCACCATGATCGCCCTGATGGTCCTCTATTATGGTGATTTTGTTTCCTTTGAACGTCTGACAGGCTTTGCCAGCATCGCCACGATGATAGCCCTTGCCATTGTTATTGGCGGCGGCCTGTTCTCCGGGCGGGTGGCCATATCAGATCACATCAAGAACTTTCTACACTGGGTAGGGATTTTCCTCGTTATCGTGGCAGCGTATGCCTACCGGTTCGAGCTACAGGCCATTGCGGCTCGCACTATTGCAGCACTGGCACCAGGATCGGAACTGGCGCAGTCCCTGAGTGTGGAGACCGGTGATGGTGTAACCATTTTCCGCTCTGTTGACGGCCAATTTCATGTGGATACGCGGGTCGATGGCGTCCCGGTCTCCATGCTGGTGGATACCGGTGCCTCCTCTGTGGTGTTGAGTTACGAGGATGCTGAAGCCATCGGCATCGATATGGACCGACTGGTCTTTTCTCTTCCTGTTGCCACGGCCAATGGACGCGCCGAGGCCGCGATAACCCGGATCGGGCATCTGGCCATCGGCCCGATCGGCCGTTACCGCATTGATGCGCTTGTGGCAAAACAAGGTGCTCTCGGAACCAGCCTGCTCGGCATGTCCTTTCTATCGCAGCTCTCCGGCTGGGAAGTGGAAGGGGATCGTCTGACCCTGAGGCCTTAG
- a CDS encoding DUF1289 domain-containing protein, translated as MSIVSPCVKLCAIETSSGLCAGCQRTMDEIRRWSSMSHDERLQVMEALPERRMTDTDSMDVA; from the coding sequence ATGAGCATAGTCAGCCCGTGCGTAAAGCTCTGTGCGATTGAAACATCAAGTGGCCTTTGCGCCGGGTGTCAGAGAACAATGGACGAGATCCGTCGCTGGTCGTCCATGAGTCATGACGAACGTCTTCAGGTCATGGAAGCTCTGCCCGAGCGACGGATGACAGACACGGACAGCATGGATGTCGCGTAA
- a CDS encoding adenosylcobinamide-GDP ribazoletransferase: protein MTANQLNGFTGRLLAAPGDIADQVRFFSRLPVPDRFGNPQAMPAFERGAGVVPLAGLLIGLLPAFTLWLGLTLSLPPLSAAILAIIVQLFLTGALHEDGLADVLDGFWGGMTRERRLEIMKDSRVGSYGVLGLVASLILKTSLLAGLAESASPVMSPGIAALLYLAAFPVSRGPMVWLWHRLGNARASGLSHDAGRPDRLSALSAAGLSVAVGVIPIAFVTSGGAILGLILAFAVAFACASVARRKIGGQTGDVLGACQQCCELAYLLGLVMVL from the coding sequence ATGACGGCTAACCAGCTCAACGGCTTTACGGGACGGCTTCTTGCTGCGCCGGGCGATATAGCCGATCAGGTGCGGTTCTTCTCCCGCCTTCCGGTGCCTGACCGCTTCGGCAATCCCCAGGCCATGCCCGCTTTCGAACGGGGTGCCGGCGTCGTGCCTCTTGCCGGATTGCTGATTGGTCTTCTGCCCGCCTTCACCCTGTGGCTTGGGCTGACGCTGTCTCTACCGCCCTTATCTGCCGCGATCCTTGCCATCATCGTGCAGCTGTTCCTCACAGGTGCATTGCATGAAGACGGCCTTGCGGATGTTCTCGATGGTTTCTGGGGTGGTATGACCCGCGAAAGACGCCTTGAGATTATGAAAGACAGCCGTGTTGGCAGCTATGGTGTGCTTGGTCTTGTGGCCAGCCTTATCCTGAAGACCAGCCTGCTTGCAGGGCTGGCAGAAAGTGCGTCTCCAGTGATGTCCCCCGGCATCGCTGCGCTGCTCTATCTTGCGGCCTTTCCTGTTTCCCGCGGGCCGATGGTCTGGCTGTGGCACAGGCTGGGCAATGCACGCGCGTCGGGCCTCTCCCATGACGCTGGGCGTCCTGACCGCCTGTCAGCGCTGAGTGCAGCAGGTCTCAGTGTCGCAGTCGGCGTTATTCCTATCGCTTTTGTCACATCGGGCGGTGCGATTCTCGGTCTTATATTGGCCTTCGCTGTTGCTTTTGCCTGCGCATCCGTGGCGCGGCGGAAGATCGGCGGGCAGACAGGCGACGTTTTAGGGGCTTGTCAGCAATGCTGTGAACTTGCCTATTTGCTGGGCCTTGTTATGGTTTTGTAG
- the cobT gene encoding nicotinate-nucleotide--dimethylbenzimidazole phosphoribosyltransferase, translated as MSNTAMPSPFADFRAIVGSMPGPDQCAIDAVRERDGQLTKPAGALGRLENLVEWLAGWQAKTPPTVQKPLVAVFAANHGVAAKGVSAYPSDVTKQMVANFAAGGAAINQLCKMHDIGLRVFELALEMPTPDISEQDAFTEQECAATMAFGMESIAGGTDLLCLGEMGIGNTTVAAAIYHALYGGEAADWVGRGTGIDDEGLERKRAVVSQIVERLDGEKDPLEILRRAGGREIAAMAGAILAARVQRIPVIVDGFIATSAAAIVHAMGPGAIDHCLIAHASAEAGHAAVVKRLDKRPVVDLDMRLGEGSGAALAAVILKSAVGLHTGMATFAEAGVSGPADE; from the coding sequence ATGTCCAATACTGCCATGCCGTCTCCGTTCGCAGATTTTCGTGCCATTGTCGGTTCCATGCCGGGGCCGGACCAGTGCGCGATCGACGCGGTGCGGGAGCGTGACGGGCAGTTGACCAAGCCTGCCGGGGCACTTGGGCGTCTGGAAAATCTGGTGGAATGGCTGGCAGGTTGGCAGGCCAAGACCCCGCCAACAGTGCAGAAACCGCTCGTCGCTGTCTTTGCGGCAAACCATGGTGTTGCTGCAAAGGGGGTCTCTGCCTATCCGTCCGATGTGACGAAACAGATGGTGGCCAATTTTGCGGCCGGTGGTGCGGCGATTAATCAGCTCTGCAAAATGCATGATATCGGTCTGAGAGTGTTCGAGCTGGCGCTTGAAATGCCAACCCCGGATATCTCGGAGCAGGACGCGTTCACTGAGCAGGAATGCGCCGCCACCATGGCTTTTGGTATGGAATCAATTGCCGGTGGGACGGATCTTCTCTGCCTTGGTGAAATGGGTATTGGCAATACGACCGTTGCGGCTGCCATCTATCATGCGCTCTATGGCGGAGAAGCTGCTGACTGGGTCGGTCGCGGTACCGGGATTGATGATGAAGGTCTTGAGCGCAAGCGGGCTGTTGTTTCCCAGATTGTAGAGCGTCTGGACGGTGAAAAAGATCCGCTTGAAATCCTGCGTCGTGCCGGTGGCCGTGAGATTGCTGCGATGGCCGGTGCCATTCTGGCCGCAAGGGTGCAGCGCATTCCGGTCATTGTTGACGGTTTCATCGCAACCTCAGCGGCCGCAATCGTTCATGCCATGGGACCAGGCGCAATCGATCACTGCCTGATTGCCCATGCTTCTGCGGAAGCAGGACATGCCGCAGTGGTGAAGCGTCTGGATAAGCGCCCTGTGGTGGATCTGGATATGCGTCTGGGCGAGGGCTCTGGCGCTGCTCTGGCTGCTGTTATTCTCAAATCAGCGGTTGGACTTCACACCGGCATGGCGACTTTTGCCGAAGCTGGTGTCTCAGGGCCTGCCGACGAGTAA